TGAGTGCCGAACATACCGACTACGACTGGGTCGCCGTGGAGACGGCCACGGAACGACTGAGCGACACGCAGACCGAGGCGGTCGTCTGCGCGTGGGAGATTCACGGGCAGTGAACGACTCCGAACGTATTCGGCCGGCGGAATAACGACAGCAGAGCGAAGACGGTACGACGCGTGCTCCGGACCGGCTCGTCGTTCTCCTCCCGAAGGAACACTTTTAGCCGACGGCGAAGTACCGACTAATTATAGAGGAATGTTCACATGGCACAATCAGCAGTTCTCCTCAGCGTACTGTTCGGGATACTGCTCGTCGCGACGGTTGCGTACATCTCCAGATACGAGTGGCAGCGATACACGGTGGCCAGCGGTGGAATCTCCTCCCGAGCGAGCGAGCGATCGGTCGCGTCGTTGACGGCCAACAGTCCCGTCGCGTGGAGCGTCGCGTTCCTGCTGGCGGTGGTCTCCGTCGGCGCGGCGACGGTCGTCTTCGTCAGCGGCGCGTCCGCGCCGAGGTGGGCCGTGCAGACCGCAGGGGCGTTCCTCGCGGCGGGCTCCGTCTTCGGGCTCGCGCTGTACCTGTTGTACGGGAGCTTCGTCAGCGCGCGCGGACGCGGGTTGAACCGTGCACAGGCGGCGGCAGTCGGGTCGTGGGCGCTCGGCCTGCTGGTCATCACCGCCGTGGTCGTCAAACTGTTAGGTTTTCTCTGAGGGCTGATCGATGAGATACCCGACATCCGCGCTTGTCGGTCCTAATCGTCGCCTCTCGGTCGAACAACGCTGGGTGCTCGTGCTCGTACTGTTCGAGGCGCTTGCGCTTGTCGGCTACTTCGCGCTCACGGACGCGACAGTGACGAGTCTCCGCTACGTGCTCTACCCGTTCGTTTGGATAAACGTCGGCGTTGTCGCCGTGCTCCGGACGAATCTCCCGACTGCGAGTCGACGGGCACGGCTCGTCTCGGGGACGCTCTCGGTGTTGTACTTCTTCGCGTTGACGGCACTCGCGGGGTTAGTGGGTCTCGAAATCGGCGCACACACCCACACGCACGTCCACGGGCTCCAATTCACGATGGCCTCACCCGGATGGGGTCCGCGCGTCGGCTACGCGGGGTCGCTCGTGACCGTCAACTTCGTTCCCTACCGCGTCATCGGCTACCTCGCACTATCGTATCTCGTCTACGCGACGCTCCTCGACGCCGCTACTGCGGTGCTCTCAGGCATCCTCGGCGTTGCGACCTGCGTCGGCTGCAGTCTCCCGATCGTCGGGTCGCTCGCCGCGGGGGCCGTCGGCGGGACTGGCGTCGTCGCCCTCGCGACGCTCTCGGTCGACTTCTCGACGCTCGCCTTCGTCGGTGCCGTGGGGCTTCTCTCGGTTCGCCCGCGGTTCCGGCGCCTCGCGGAGTTTCGGTCGTGACTGCCGGAGACAGACGACCGTTTCGAACGAACCGTCGCCCACAGACGACCTCATGAACGCTCGAACAACCGCTCGCTTCGGTGTCGCTATCGTGGTCGTTTCGGTCGCGTTAGCGACGTGCTCCCAACCCGTACTCGCTCACGCCGGGTCGCTCAGCGGGTCGCTTCGACCAGTCTCCGTCCCGCTCTGGTTGGTGGTTGTCTCCGGCGGCAGTGTCGTCGGCGTCTCCTTTCTGTTCACGAGTCTGGTGACCGACCACGAGACGATTCGATCGGTCAACGGACACCGCGTCGGCGTTCCATCGGTCAGGGCCGCTCGTGCCGTCGTCCGTCCGGCAGTTCGTTGGCTGGCGGTGGCGGCGCTAGTGGTCGTCGTCGCCGTCGCGTTCCTCGGCCCCTCCGAACCGGTGCGAAACCTCGCGGTGCTCGTCGTCTGGGTCGGGTGGTGGGCGGGATACACCATCTCGACGTACCTCGTCGCGGATACGTGGCCCGTCGTCAACCCGTGGCGGACGGTGGCGGACGCGCTCCCGACAGAACCCCGTCCGCTTCCGGCGCGTCTCGACGGCCGGGTGAGCGTCGTCGGTCTATTGGGACTCGTCTGGCTCGAAGTCGTCAGTCCCGTCTCGGAGGACCCCCGGTGGCTCGCAGTCGTCGTCGTCTGCTACTCGGTTGTGACCGTCGTCGGAGCGGGTGTCTATCGCGACGCGTGGTTCGAATCTGTCGACCCCGTCGCCCGCGTCTTCCGCCTCTATGGGCACCTTGCACCAGTTCAGCGGACCGACCGCGGGTACGTGCTCTCATTTCCGGGGACGGCGCTCGTGCGACGGCCGACCGCCGTGGACGAAGACGAGGTGGCGTTCGTCGTCGCGTTGCTGTGGGTGACGACCTACGACGGTCTCGTCTCGACGGCCCCGTGGAACGGCGTCGTTCGAGCCGTCAGCCGTGTCGGCGTCCCGCCGCTTCTCACCCACCTGGTCACCGTGTTCGTCGGCTTCGCGCTCCTCTACGGCGCGTACCGTCTGGCCGCCCAGCTCGCCCGTCGGACCGCCGAGACGTACGTCACCGCCCGGTTCATCGCCGGGTGGTTCGTTCCGTCGCTGCTGCCTATCGCAGCGGGTTACCACCTCGCGCACTTTTCCGGGTTCTTTCTCGGCCTCACACCGACGCTCGCCGTCGTCACACTCGACCCGCTCTCGCCGCCGTACGCGCTGCCGACGCTGGTGGTTCCGGCGTGGTTCGGGTCGCTCCAACTCGCGTTCGTTGTCGCCGGACACCTCCTCGCCGTCTGGGTGGCGCACGCGCGCTCGTTCGAACTCTTCCCGGGGCGACTACAACCGATTCGGAGCCAGTACCCGCTGGTCGTCCTCGCGATCTGCTACACGATGAGCAGCCTCTGGATAGTCGCCCAACCGTTCGCCACCCCGCTCACGTGACCATGTCGGAACGAGTCGTCCCCGAAACGTCCGTTCCGCCGGGAGAGAACCCGGTGGCCGTCTGCCCGTTCTGCAAGCGACCGTTCAGAGCCGAGCGGCAGTGTACACTCCACGTCGGCGAGGTTCATCTGGAGAGCAACAGCGGACGAAGCGACTACGAAGCGGCGGTAGAAGCAGAGGCCGAGGAGCTTTTCGTCTTCCATCTGAAGGTGTTCTTCGCGCTCGGTGCCGTCTACGCGGCGTTCATCATCCTCGCCATCATTGCGTTCAGTCTCGCTGGATAGGCCGTTACTGCGACGGTGAGTCCTTCATGGAGTATTCTTGCTCTGTGGTCGCGTCCACGTCCCGAGCGGGATGCATCGCCACCGCCGCGGTGAGTATCCCGACGGCGACGAGGGTGACGACACCGCCCCCGACGACGAGAGCGTCTACTGCACCGAGGGCTTCGCCGACGAGGAGGATAGCCAAGCCGACGACGACGCCGAGCATCGAGACGGCGTACGGAAGCGGACTCTCGGATAGATTCATGTGTGCTGGTACCACAGATCACTACTTCAACTGTCGGTCAGTGCTCCGGCGTGCCGCCGTAGCTGACGGCGAAGACGAACAGGCAGACGCCAATGGCCGCGACGACGCCCGGAAGCGCGACACTCGGAGCGAGTAAGCCCTCACCCGTCGCCCGCGAGACGCCCGCAGCGACGCCGACGCCGACCGGAATCGAAAACAGGAGCGCGTAGCCGACTATCGTTCGCGTGGAGTCGCCCGACTCCGTGAGGGACGATTCGGACGACGACTCCCTCGGTTGGTCCATTCGCTTTCTCACTTCCTTCTCAGAGAATCGAGTACGACGCCGCCAGCGTCAGCGCGAGCGCCGCGAGCAGTCCGCTGACGACGAGGTAGGTGAGCGAGCGCGGCTCGAATCGGAGGTGCTGGAAGTACGCCGCGACAAGAACGGCTTTCATCGCCGAGAGCGCCAAAATGAGGCCGAAGGCGGCCCAGTACGCAAACCCCGCGAACTCCACGAGTACCTGAATCGTCGCCGAGACGAACAACACCACGTAAATCGCCGTGTACAGTTTTGTCGAAACCATTTGATGTCACCTCAGAGGATGTAGAACAGCGGGAAGAGGAACAGCCAGACGATGTCGACGAAGTGCCAGTAGAGGCCGAAGTACTCGACCGTCCGACTGTCGTCGAGGTACGCCCCCCGCCACGCGCGGGCGACGAGAAACAGCGTGACGAGCAGTCCGACGATGACGTGCGCCGCGTGGAGACCAGTCGTGAGGAAGAACGTCGACGACCGCACGTTCGTCGAGAGCCACACCCCCTCGTGAAGCAGGTGCTGCCACTCGATTCCCTTGTTGACGAGGAATCCGACGCCGAGGAGGAACGTCGTCACGAGACTCGCGACGACGCCCACGCGACTCCGTTTCTCGGCGGCAACGAGCGCGAGAACGACCGTGAAACTGCTTGTCAGCAGGATGTAAGTGTTCAGCAGTCCGGGAATCGGGTCCGTCGGAATCGGCTCCCACCCGGTCCAGCCGAAGGCGACGCGCGTGAACACGTACGCCCCGATGACGCCGCCGAACAACACCACGTCGGAAGCGAGAAACACCCACATACCTACCTTCCCGTTCTCGACGCCGTCGAACGGCCACGCCTCGCCGAACCCGCCAGCGGGCGCGTCGAACGGTTCGAGCCCCCAGAACAGCAGCGAACCGAAGGTCACCGCGCCACCGATCGTCGTAGCGGAGAGGTAGAACGTAGACACCATACCAGGACCGAACGACCCACCCCGGAGTCCGGAGAGGCCGAGAAAGAGCACGAACATTCCGACGCTCAGCGCCAGCGGCCAGATGCTCGCGTGGCTGGCGTGGTCGTCGCCGGCGGCCTCGCCGTACGACTGCGTCGGCTGCGTCGTCGACTCCACGGTCACGCCGCCGTCTTCGACCGCAGACCTAGCAGATGCGGCGGAGGCCGCACCGCCGTCGGCCTCGGCAGTCGGCTTCGGCGCGTCGCGGCGGAACGAGAGCACCCCGTCGCGGTAGGTCGGGACACCGGGGAAGTTTTCCAGCGGTGGCGGCGACGGGATCGTCCACTCGGCCGTCGTCGAGTACGCCCACGGGTTGTCGTCGGCCGGGTCGCCCGCGAACGCGCTCTTCGTCAGGTTGTAGAACATGACGACGAACGACGCGCCGAGGACGAAGCCGCCGATCGTCGCGAGTTTGTGCCACGGCGCGAGGCCGGGCGCGTAGTCGAACACGCGGCGCGGCGTCTCCCACGCGACGAACATCGGGAAGTAGAGCAGGTTGAAGCCGACGAAGTACAATCCAAAGTGCAGTTTACCCAAAAATTCGTCGTACATCCGGCCCGTCATCTTCGGGAACCAGTAGTAGAGACCGCCGACGAGCGCGGTAACGCCGCCGACCATCACGTAGTGGAAGTGCGCGACGACCCAGTAGGTACCGCGGAACTCGTAGTCGAGAACGACGGCTCCGAGGAAGACGCCGGTGATTCCGCCGATGATAAAGAGCAGGAGCGCCCCGAAGCTGAAGAGGAAAGGCGTCGTGAATCGGATTCGACCCTTGAGCATCGTATAGATGAGCGCGAACACCATCAGGTCAAACGGAAGCGAGATGCCGATAGTGGTGACCATAAACAGCGTCTTGATCTGGAGGTTGATGGAGGTGAGAAACATGTGGTGCATCCAGACGACGAAGCTCTGGAGCGCGACGAGAATCATCGCCGCGATGAACCACTTGCGTCCGACGATGCGACGACCCGTAAACGTCTGGAACGTCTCGGCCATCACGCCCAGCGCGGGGAAGAAGACGATGTACACCTCGGGGTGGCCGAAGAACCAGAACAGGTGGGTCCACAGCAGCGACCCGCCCGGCGACTCCAGTGCGTAGTAGGTCGTGCCGAGCAGGCGGTCCGACGAGAGGATGAGCAGCGCCGCGAGCAGGGCGGCGAAGGCGAACAGCATCATCCACACCGTCAGGAGGATCGTCCACGTGAAAAGCGGGAGGCGTCGAAGCGTCAACCCTTCCGCCCGCATCCGATGTATCGTAGTGATGAAGTTGACGGAGGAGACGGTGACCGAGGTGACGAACAGCACCAGCGCGAGGACGGCCGTACTGGCGCCCACGTCCGGCATGAATGTCGGGACGTTCAGCGGGGCGTACATTGTCCACCCGCCTGCGAAAGTCCCTCCCTGGAAGAACGAGACGACGAAAAGCAGTCCCGACGCGAGGTAGAGCCAGTAGCTGAGCGCGTTGAGTCGGGGGAAGGCAAGGTCCTTCGCGCCGAGCTGCAGCGGGACGACGTAGTTCGCGAAACCGAACGCGAACGGCGAGAGGAACCAGAAGACCATCAGCAGTCCGTGCGCCGACACCGCCTGATTGTACGCAACGGGGCTGAGAATCGTCTCACCGACGGCGCGCGGGGCCCACAGTTGCACGCGTATCAGCAGTGCGAGCGTTCCGCCAAGAAGGAGGAAAAAGAGAGAAGTGACGACGTAGAGGATGCCGACGTCTTTGTGGTTGGTCGTGACCAGCCAGCGACGTATCTCGCTCGTGGACGGAAACGCGTGTTCTTCGGGGCCGTGCTCGCCGCTGACGAGGGGACGATCTCCGTGCGCCGCGCCGCCGTCGGCGCGACTGCCGTCGGCCCGGCCACCATCGGTGAGTTTCTCACCGGCGGCTCCCCCGTCGGTCGTGCCCCCGTCCGTCTCCATCGGTTTCGGTGCTCGCCGGTCGCTCATGATGAACTTGAACTGTTACTGGTGTTCGCGTACCACGCTCGGTACTCGTCGGGTTCCATGACGACGACTTCCGCCGTCATGTAGGAGTGGCCCGCGCCGCAGAGTTCGTAGCACTGTGCCGTGTAGTTCCCCGTCTCGTTCGCGACGAACCACGTATCCGTCCGATGGCCGGGTATCGCGTCTGTCTTCACCTTTAACTCGGGGACTCCGAAGTTGTGGAACACGTCCGCGGACGTGACGCGCAACCTAACTGCTTCGCCTGCCGGGACGCGGAGGACGCCGTCGGTCGTGTGACCGTTCTCGTAGGTGAACTCCCAGCCGAACTGGTAGCCTTCGACCTGTACCTCCATCGACTCCTCCGCCGAGGGACCCTCCTCGACGAACAGCAGCGTCCCGTACGTCCACGCGATGAGCGAGATGACGATGACGACGCTCAGGGTGAACGACGTGACGAGTTTTCGTCCACCGCCTCCGCCCCCCGGCAGTTCGCCGAGTTTCGGCGGGTCGAACCCGTCGTCGGGGCGGTTCTCGCCATCGCGGTACGTGTACGCCGTGTAGAGCATGTACGAGATAACGACGATGCCGACGAGCGTGCCGAGAACCAAGAAGACGGCAAAGATTTGTTGGAACACGAACGTTCGCGTCCCGCGTGGAATCAACTCCGACTGCAAAAGGAGCGCAGTGAGGACGGGTCGCAATCCCGTGTACATTGGTACCACCTAACCTAGTATAACGATACTAGCTGTCCTATTTACCAATTTTGTGACGTGACCGAGACAGTACGACGGAGTGAGGAGTACGGAGGCGATGGGAGTCTCTGGTACTACAGGAAGAACGCGGACGTATCGAACACGCCGAGAGTAAGGCGACGAGAGACGCGAGCAGTTTCCCCTCAGACGTCGTGTTGAGGGATACCGATAGTTCGGTCGAGCACCGAACCGAGCGTCACGCCGTACACCCAGTGCGCAAGAAGCGAGAAGACGAGGTAGAGTCCGACGGTCACCACTCCCCCGGGGGGCCAAAACGCCGGGACGAACCCAAACCAGAATATCGTCGCTAAGGACGCACCGCGGAGTGCCCTCGGTCGCACCGGTGGGAGGAATGCTCCGACGACGAGGAACACGAGTGGCAACACGACTGTCCCCCCGAGGCCGAACAGCACGATACCGAGCGCCAGCGTCGGATCGACGCCCAAGTAGCCGGCGAACCCAGCGAACCGCATCACCGGTTCGGTCTCGAAAAAGCCGAACAACGCCGGAACACCGACGAGTACCGGCAACATCAGCACCGTCCCGACTAACCCCCCGGCCATCGCGACGGCGACGACGCGAATCGTGATTGGAATCGCTGCCTCACCGACGATTGCCTCGTCGACAGTCGCACTTTCTGACCCGTTTACCCCTCCGTTCGTCGCCATATTGGATAGTAATCGAAGCATATTGTTAAATGGTAACATTTGACAGTCAGCCCGTGTCTCTCGGTCGGTGACGTACGCCTGCTGCGGACGTGACGTACGCCAGTCGTGCACCGCCGAACGTACTCGCGCCCGCGAGAGGCTGAGGGGTGAGGACACCGCCGCAGCGACCCGCGTGTTCAAGTAGATTGCTCTCGGTAGCTCCCTCCATGAACCACCAGACCAGCCCGAACCAACGCGGACCCGAGGTGACTCGTCCGTGAGCGACGTTCCGGATGGCGACGGAGGGGTCGACAGGGACACCGAGTCGGACGAGAACGCCCAGATTCGCGCACTCGACGACGCGAC
This genomic stretch from Haloprofundus salilacus harbors:
- a CDS encoding cytochrome C oxidase subunit IV family protein, with the translated sequence MVSTKLYTAIYVVLFVSATIQVLVEFAGFAYWAAFGLILALSAMKAVLVAAYFQHLRFEPRSLTYLVVSGLLAALALTLAASYSIL
- the coxB gene encoding cytochrome c oxidase subunit II, which gives rise to MYTGLRPVLTALLLQSELIPRGTRTFVFQQIFAVFLVLGTLVGIVVISYMLYTAYTYRDGENRPDDGFDPPKLGELPGGGGGGRKLVTSFTLSVVIVISLIAWTYGTLLFVEEGPSAEESMEVQVEGYQFGWEFTYENGHTTDGVLRVPAGEAVRLRVTSADVFHNFGVPELKVKTDAIPGHRTDTWFVANETGNYTAQCYELCGAGHSYMTAEVVVMEPDEYRAWYANTSNSSSSS
- a CDS encoding cbb3-type cytochrome c oxidase subunit I; translation: METDGGTTDGGAAGEKLTDGGRADGSRADGGAAHGDRPLVSGEHGPEEHAFPSTSEIRRWLVTTNHKDVGILYVVTSLFFLLLGGTLALLIRVQLWAPRAVGETILSPVAYNQAVSAHGLLMVFWFLSPFAFGFANYVVPLQLGAKDLAFPRLNALSYWLYLASGLLFVVSFFQGGTFAGGWTMYAPLNVPTFMPDVGASTAVLALVLFVTSVTVSSVNFITTIHRMRAEGLTLRRLPLFTWTILLTVWMMLFAFAALLAALLILSSDRLLGTTYYALESPGGSLLWTHLFWFFGHPEVYIVFFPALGVMAETFQTFTGRRIVGRKWFIAAMILVALQSFVVWMHHMFLTSINLQIKTLFMVTTIGISLPFDLMVFALIYTMLKGRIRFTTPFLFSFGALLLFIIGGITGVFLGAVVLDYEFRGTYWVVAHFHYVMVGGVTALVGGLYYWFPKMTGRMYDEFLGKLHFGLYFVGFNLLYFPMFVAWETPRRVFDYAPGLAPWHKLATIGGFVLGASFVVMFYNLTKSAFAGDPADDNPWAYSTTAEWTIPSPPPLENFPGVPTYRDGVLSFRRDAPKPTAEADGGAASAASARSAVEDGGVTVESTTQPTQSYGEAAGDDHASHASIWPLALSVGMFVLFLGLSGLRGGSFGPGMVSTFYLSATTIGGAVTFGSLLFWGLEPFDAPAGGFGEAWPFDGVENGKVGMWVFLASDVVLFGGVIGAYVFTRVAFGWTGWEPIPTDPIPGLLNTYILLTSSFTVVLALVAAEKRSRVGVVASLVTTFLLGVGFLVNKGIEWQHLLHEGVWLSTNVRSSTFFLTTGLHAAHVIVGLLVTLFLVARAWRGAYLDDSRTVEYFGLYWHFVDIVWLFLFPLFYIL
- a CDS encoding DUF6789 family protein — translated: MATNGGVNGSESATVDEAIVGEAAIPITIRVVAVAMAGGLVGTVLMLPVLVGVPALFGFFETEPVMRFAGFAGYLGVDPTLALGIVLFGLGGTVVLPLVFLVVGAFLPPVRPRALRGASLATIFWFGFVPAFWPPGGVVTVGLYLVFSLLAHWVYGVTLGSVLDRTIGIPQHDV
- a CDS encoding DUF7546 family protein, with the protein product MRYPTSALVGPNRRLSVEQRWVLVLVLFEALALVGYFALTDATVTSLRYVLYPFVWINVGVVAVLRTNLPTASRRARLVSGTLSVLYFFALTALAGLVGLEIGAHTHTHVHGLQFTMASPGWGPRVGYAGSLVTVNFVPYRVIGYLALSYLVYATLLDAATAVLSGILGVATCVGCSLPIVGSLAAGAVGGTGVVALATLSVDFSTLAFVGAVGLLSVRPRFRRLAEFRS
- a CDS encoding DUF7410 domain-containing protein — protein: MSERVVPETSVPPGENPVAVCPFCKRPFRAERQCTLHVGEVHLESNSGRSDYEAAVEAEAEELFVFHLKVFFALGAVYAAFIILAIIAFSLAG